A genomic window from Caloramator mitchellensis includes:
- a CDS encoding EAL domain-containing protein, whose product MDLKNKTKIINLKSLTIIPILIVFVSLATLGAVTYKVGRTLVLNNTKDFGTRIANEFSNQIENNSASMDVIDSIIEDKIIVVGKAVILSEKNINNERLRELASKLNVFEINLFSREGEILNSTIDEYVGAKVFEGHPAYFFMNSGFDAWVEKDIRKDTESFRFLRYGYVRRNDGSFIQVGILSEQIYQLKEKFQYQNQLNRLKNDKNIIYAVYYDKNLNEMARISNQIHVNYGNKDNVLINALNRRISTIEIYDPEIKIRVMQVTVPVKKGDTIQGVLTIGISMNEIYKKLSDYFLITIILDLILCFIIIYILAQKIKNPLENLSDDIEKIDLEENIEYRLPIQKNDDFSGLKSVINNILNKISASFSEIKESKEELTAANEELISTIEQLTAAEEELRAQYDEIQNYTQKLEELQQKYDLAIKASNSGVWEFDLTSKKLHISENIDEIVGFKIRGENTLKKLFDMVIEPEDKKILIQDYYKYVQKKDDKIHTQIRIIDKSGNIRWLLVTGKAIESIDGKSTKLFGIFFETTLLKQKEQEIEKLAYYDHLTELPNRAVFVEELSHELNNKKSGAVMLFDIDNFKNINDIMGHIYGDKLLKHVAEVFNTLTDKNIKFYRFGGDEFLILIKNADDESTIEKYAKKILNTFKQEISEKSPEFNITASIGISVFPKDGFTIEDLLMKADTAMYRAKFMGKNTFIFFHDEMTVKLRENIEIENQLVKAINQDGFALYYQPVVDAKTKNIVSYEALLRLKDSNLSPAKFIPIAEETNLIIPIGKWVIEEAVKQIKRCANLGKEIPIAINVSPKQLKDSMFVFTVQKAIEEYQIDPRLIEIEITENIMIENKAEALNVLNELRKLGITIALDDFGVGYSSLNYLTYLPINKVKLDKSLNDKFLNANDSKVIEGLIMLFKSLKVKVVAEGIETEEQYNILKHIGCDYIQGFYVGRPRADF is encoded by the coding sequence ATGGATTTAAAGAATAAGACAAAAATAATTAATTTGAAAAGCCTGACTATAATTCCTATATTGATTGTTTTTGTTTCACTTGCTACTTTGGGAGCAGTAACGTATAAAGTAGGAAGAACTCTTGTGCTTAATAATACAAAAGATTTTGGGACTAGAATTGCAAACGAATTTTCAAATCAAATAGAAAATAATTCTGCTTCTATGGATGTAATTGATTCAATAATAGAGGATAAAATAATAGTAGTTGGAAAAGCAGTGATATTAAGCGAAAAAAATATAAATAACGAGAGATTAAGGGAATTAGCCTCAAAACTTAATGTGTTTGAAATCAACCTTTTTAGTAGGGAAGGAGAAATTCTAAATTCTACTATAGATGAATATGTTGGGGCAAAGGTTTTTGAAGGTCATCCTGCGTATTTTTTTATGAACAGTGGATTTGATGCATGGGTGGAAAAAGATATAAGAAAGGACACAGAATCCTTTAGATTTTTAAGATACGGATATGTAAGAAGGAACGATGGTAGCTTTATTCAGGTTGGTATTTTATCAGAACAGATATATCAATTAAAAGAAAAATTTCAATATCAAAATCAGTTAAATAGATTAAAAAACGATAAGAATATTATATATGCGGTTTATTACGATAAAAATTTGAATGAAATGGCAAGAATAAGCAATCAGATTCATGTCAATTATGGAAATAAAGATAACGTCTTGATTAACGCATTAAATCGCCGCATTTCTACAATTGAAATTTATGATCCTGAAATTAAAATAAGAGTTATGCAAGTCACAGTTCCTGTTAAAAAGGGAGATACCATTCAAGGAGTTTTAACAATTGGAATATCAATGAATGAAATTTATAAGAAACTGTCTGATTATTTTTTAATCACTATCATATTGGATTTAATATTATGTTTTATAATAATATATATTTTAGCTCAAAAAATAAAAAATCCATTAGAAAACTTATCTGATGACATAGAAAAAATCGATTTAGAAGAAAATATAGAATACAGATTACCGATACAAAAGAATGATGATTTCTCTGGGCTTAAGTCTGTTATAAACAATATATTGAACAAAATTTCAGCATCTTTCAGTGAAATTAAAGAAAGCAAAGAAGAGCTGACTGCAGCTAATGAGGAACTTATATCGACTATAGAGCAGCTTACAGCAGCTGAAGAAGAACTTAGAGCACAATATGATGAAATACAAAACTATACACAAAAGCTTGAAGAGCTGCAGCAAAAGTATGATCTTGCAATAAAGGCAAGCAACAGCGGGGTGTGGGAGTTTGATTTGACATCTAAGAAACTGCATATCTCAGAGAATATCGATGAAATAGTTGGATTTAAAATTAGGGGTGAAAACACATTAAAAAAATTATTTGACATGGTAATTGAACCTGAAGACAAGAAAATATTAATACAAGATTACTATAAATATGTCCAGAAGAAAGATGATAAGATACATACCCAAATAAGAATAATAGACAAATCAGGAAATATACGTTGGTTGTTGGTGACTGGTAAAGCGATAGAAAGCATTGATGGAAAATCAACAAAATTATTCGGAATATTTTTTGAAACAACTTTACTAAAACAAAAAGAACAGGAAATAGAAAAATTGGCATATTATGACCATTTAACTGAGCTTCCAAACAGGGCTGTTTTTGTGGAGGAACTTTCACATGAATTGAACAATAAAAAAAGCGGCGCTGTTATGCTATTTGATATAGATAATTTCAAAAACATAAATGACATTATGGGTCATATATATGGAGATAAACTATTAAAACATGTTGCAGAAGTTTTCAATACATTGACAGATAAAAATATAAAATTCTATAGGTTTGGAGGGGATGAATTTTTAATCCTCATTAAGAATGCGGATGATGAATCTACTATAGAAAAATATGCAAAAAAGATATTAAATACTTTTAAACAGGAAATTAGTGAGAAATCTCCAGAATTCAACATTACTGCAAGCATTGGCATATCGGTATTTCCAAAAGATGGATTCACTATAGAAGATTTGCTTATGAAGGCAGATACAGCAATGTATAGAGCAAAATTTATGGGTAAAAATACCTTCATCTTCTTCCACGATGAGATGACTGTAAAACTTAGAGAGAATATAGAGATAGAAAATCAATTAGTAAAAGCAATAAATCAAGATGGTTTTGCTTTATATTACCAGCCAGTTGTTGATGCTAAAACAAAAAATATAGTTTCTTATGAAGCACTTTTAAGGCTAAAGGATTCTAATCTGTCTCCAGCCAAGTTTATTCCTATTGCTGAAGAGACAAATTTAATCATCCCCATAGGGAAGTGGGTAATTGAAGAAGCTGTAAAACAAATAAAAAGATGTGCAAATTTAGGCAAGGAAATACCAATTGCAATAAATGTTTCTCCAAAACAGCTTAAGGATAGCATGTTTGTATTTACAGTTCAAAAGGCTATTGAGGAATATCAAATTGACCCGAGATTAATAGAGATTGAAATAACCGAGAACATAATGATTGAAAATAAGGCTGAAGCTTTAAATGTTTTAAATGAATTGAGAAAATTGGGAATTACTATTGCATTGGATGATTTTGGAGTGGGATATTCTTCGCTTAATTATTTGACATATCTTCCTATCAACAAGGTTAAACTTGATA
- a CDS encoding MBL fold metallo-hydrolase gives MALSLVHLKGNTFYIPSPTNVGIYVNNGNAILIDSGNDKEAGRQILKLLKEQGWNLKLIINTHSNADHVGGNQFLQDKTNCDILSTRIESAFITDPILEASFLYGGLPFKDLNNKFLMAKPSAVTNIIPSDGEIFNTGLKTISLPGHYFDMIGVLTPDDVFFVGDSVFPENIIKKYHIYYILDVKAHLKTLEKLNNFNAEMFVPSHGEPIKDIKDLVELNKNEVLGIASKIQNICSEGKTIEEILENICDIYDISLDANQYVLLSSTIRSYITYLYEEGSIRPIFNKNKLLWEKA, from the coding sequence ATGGCTCTTTCGTTAGTTCATTTAAAGGGGAATACATTCTATATCCCATCGCCGACGAATGTAGGAATATACGTGAATAATGGAAATGCAATACTCATTGACAGCGGTAACGATAAGGAAGCAGGAAGGCAAATACTAAAATTATTAAAGGAACAGGGTTGGAATTTAAAGTTGATAATAAACACCCACTCAAATGCGGATCATGTAGGTGGAAATCAATTTTTACAGGATAAAACAAATTGCGATATTTTATCAACGCGAATTGAATCGGCATTTATCACGGACCCAATTCTTGAAGCATCGTTTTTATATGGAGGATTGCCATTTAAAGACCTTAATAATAAATTTCTAATGGCAAAGCCGTCAGCAGTTACAAATATCATTCCATCTGATGGAGAAATATTTAACACAGGACTTAAAACTATTTCACTGCCCGGCCATTATTTCGATATGATAGGAGTTCTAACGCCTGATGATGTGTTTTTCGTTGGAGATTCTGTATTTCCTGAAAATATAATAAAAAAATATCATATATATTACATATTGGATGTTAAAGCTCACCTAAAGACGCTTGAAAAGCTTAATAATTTTAACGCAGAGATGTTTGTGCCAAGCCATGGAGAACCAATCAAAGATATTAAAGATTTAGTTGAGCTGAATAAGAATGAAGTGCTAGGTATAGCATCAAAAATACAAAACATTTGCAGTGAAGGAAAAACAATAGAAGAAATACTTGAGAATATATGCGATATATATGATATTAGTCTGGACGCAAATCAATATGTATTATTGTCGAGCACAATACGTTCGTATATCACTTATCTTTATGAAGAGGGGAGCATAAGACCTATTTTTAATAAAAACAAATTATTATGGGAAAAAGCATAA
- a CDS encoding peptidoglycan-binding domain-containing protein, translated as MLKKNVKFLTFVLAAMLTISSLAVSSGSKLFGVDDVSAATSGGNTNTKPTTQKPKTTQTTKTTQTTQNFNGKINRLLAFKSFGEDVKLLQTYLNQNGYKLKVDGIYGPKTLEAVKDYQKKKGLRVDGIVGPKTLAKIAPVKPVATKPQTPVVKEQKVTVKIGKVDYAAHGTKCFTLAVAAVAGDKIVAAYFDDYQFMSNTVATGVPNSDKDFGKDYPQGKVLASKMTNAEYYSKNMKEKANATNPIDKNFDYIRAYVTGKTIAELESVLASTPADKMTDAVSGATLADTYGYVKAIVEAAKAAKDNVTLEVDAKDINNIKIGKVDYAAHGTKCFTVAVTAVVGDKIVATYFDDYQYMSNTVAIGVPNSDKDFGKDYPQGKVLASKMTNAEYYSKNMKEKANATNPIDKNFDYIRAYVTGKTIAELESVLASTPADKMTDAVSGATLADTYGYVKAIVEAAKVAK; from the coding sequence ATGTTGAAGAAAAATGTTAAATTCTTGACCTTTGTTTTAGCAGCTATGTTAACTATCTCATCATTAGCTGTAAGCTCAGGCTCAAAATTATTTGGTGTTGATGATGTTTCAGCGGCAACATCAGGTGGAAACACTAACACAAAGCCAACTACTCAAAAACCAAAAACTACTCAAACTACTAAAACTACACAAACTACACAAAATTTCAACGGTAAAATCAATCGATTGCTTGCTTTTAAATCATTCGGAGAAGATGTTAAGTTATTGCAAACATACCTTAACCAAAATGGTTATAAGTTAAAGGTTGATGGAATTTACGGTCCAAAGACTTTAGAAGCAGTTAAAGACTATCAAAAGAAAAAGGGACTTAGAGTTGATGGAATAGTTGGACCTAAGACTTTAGCTAAAATAGCTCCTGTTAAACCAGTTGCAACAAAACCACAAACACCAGTTGTAAAGGAACAAAAGGTTACTGTTAAGATAGGAAAGGTTGACTATGCAGCGCATGGAACAAAGTGCTTTACACTTGCAGTAGCAGCAGTTGCAGGGGATAAGATAGTTGCAGCATATTTCGATGATTATCAATTTATGAGCAATACAGTTGCAACAGGAGTTCCAAACTCAGACAAGGATTTTGGAAAGGATTATCCACAGGGAAAAGTATTAGCATCAAAGATGACAAACGCTGAATACTATTCAAAGAACATGAAGGAAAAAGCAAACGCAACTAATCCAATCGATAAGAACTTTGATTACATAAGAGCATATGTAACAGGAAAGACAATAGCAGAATTAGAATCTGTTCTAGCATCAACTCCAGCAGACAAGATGACAGATGCAGTATCAGGAGCAACACTTGCTGATACTTATGGATATGTAAAGGCAATAGTAGAAGCTGCTAAAGCTGCAAAGGACAATGTTACACTTGAAGTTGACGCTAAGGACATCAACAACATAAAGATAGGAAAGGTTGACTATGCAGCACATGGAACAAAGTGCTTTACAGTTGCAGTTACAGCTGTTGTTGGAGATAAGATAGTTGCAACTTATTTCGATGACTATCAATACATGAGCAATACAGTTGCAATAGGTGTTCCAAACTCAGACAAAGATTTTGGAAAGGATTATCCACAGGGAAAAGTATTAGCATCAAAGATGACAAACGCTGAATACTATTCAAAGAACATGAAGGAAAAAGCAAACGCAACTAATCCAATCGATAAGAACTTTGATTACATAAGAGCATATGTAACAGGAAAGACAATAGCAGAATTAGAATCTGTTCTAGCATCAACTCCAGCAGACAAGATGACAGATGCAGTATCAGGAGCAACACTTGCTGATACTTATGGATATGTAAAGGCAATAGTAGAAGCTGCTAAGGTTGCGAAATAA
- the sstT gene encoding serine/threonine transporter SstT — translation MNNLLNKWNQLSLVKRIIIGLIIGIVLALTIPEKAKFVTIFGSLFVGALKAVAPILVLFLVSSALSQHKSGHQTNMKSIIILYLIGTFAAGLIGVIVSFMFPVTLTLSGEGAANLTPPGGVTEVLKGLLLNLVDNPVKALFNANYIGILSWAVLLGIALRNAADSTKSAIANIADALSTIVKWVINFAPIGIMGLVFESIATNGIQALLSYGQLIVVLVATMAFVALVVNPIIVFLYIRKNPYPLVLKCLKDSGITAFFTRSSAANIPVNMALCDRLGLDKDTYSVSIPLGATINMAGAAVTISVLSLAAANTLGIKVDMPTAFILSVLSAISACGASGVAGGSLLLIPLACSLFGIPNDVAMQVVGVGFIVGVIQDSCETALNSSSDVLFTATAEFAKWRKEGKEIVIKEKSKTA, via the coding sequence ATGAACAACTTACTAAACAAGTGGAATCAGTTGAGCCTTGTTAAAAGAATTATTATTGGTTTAATAATCGGTATTGTATTGGCTCTAACTATTCCTGAAAAGGCAAAATTTGTAACAATTTTCGGTTCTTTATTTGTTGGTGCACTAAAGGCAGTTGCTCCAATATTGGTATTATTTTTAGTATCATCAGCTCTTTCACAACATAAGAGCGGACATCAGACTAATATGAAATCAATTATTATACTTTATTTAATTGGGACATTTGCTGCTGGTCTTATAGGTGTTATTGTTAGCTTTATGTTCCCTGTAACTTTGACACTTTCTGGCGAGGGTGCAGCAAATCTAACGCCTCCAGGTGGTGTAACAGAAGTTCTTAAAGGGTTATTGCTAAACCTTGTTGATAATCCTGTAAAAGCGCTTTTCAATGCAAATTATATTGGAATTCTTTCATGGGCGGTTTTACTTGGTATTGCGCTTAGAAATGCTGCAGATTCAACAAAATCAGCAATAGCTAATATAGCAGATGCTCTTTCTACAATTGTTAAGTGGGTAATTAATTTTGCGCCAATTGGAATTATGGGACTTGTTTTTGAATCAATTGCTACAAATGGAATTCAAGCTCTGCTTAGCTATGGACAATTAATAGTTGTATTAGTTGCAACAATGGCATTCGTAGCTTTGGTTGTTAACCCAATTATTGTTTTCTTATATATCCGCAAGAACCCATATCCGCTTGTATTAAAATGTCTAAAGGACAGCGGTATTACTGCGTTCTTTACAAGAAGCTCAGCAGCAAATATACCTGTAAATATGGCTCTATGCGACAGATTGGGACTTGATAAGGATACCTATTCAGTTTCAATACCTCTTGGGGCTACAATAAACATGGCTGGTGCAGCAGTTACAATTTCAGTTTTATCGCTTGCAGCAGCGAATACGCTTGGAATTAAAGTAGACATGCCTACAGCATTTATATTAAGCGTATTATCAGCTATAAGCGCATGTGGTGCTTCAGGTGTTGCTGGTGGTTCACTACTTCTTATTCCACTTGCGTGCAGCTTATTTGGAATTCCAAACGACGTTGCAATGCAGGTAGTTGGTGTAGGTTTCATAGTAGGAGTTATTCAAGACTCGTGCGAAACAGCGCTTAACTCATCATCGGACGTTTTATTCACTGCTACTGCTGAATTTGCAAAATGGCGTAAAGAAGGAAAAGAAATAGTTATAAAAGAAAAGAGTAAGACAGCATAA
- a CDS encoding glycerol-3-phosphate responsive antiterminator encodes MKILLDSLSENPIIAAIKSVRDIDVVLERDVKVVFLLCGNILNMKSIVAAIKNSGKKVFAHIDLVEGLGKDEYAVKYLKLVGVDGIITTKPTMIKCIKNEGLIAVQRIFLLDSRSLETGIKNILEDKPNAVEIMPGLSHKVIKKIHENVKIPVIAGGLILDKIDIENAISNGAVGISTSCKDLW; translated from the coding sequence ATGAAGATATTGTTGGATAGTTTAAGTGAGAATCCTATAATTGCTGCAATAAAAAGCGTTAGGGATATTGATGTTGTCCTCGAGAGGGATGTTAAAGTAGTTTTTTTGCTGTGCGGAAACATACTAAATATGAAGAGCATTGTTGCTGCAATAAAAAATAGCGGTAAGAAAGTTTTTGCTCATATCGATTTGGTAGAAGGTTTAGGGAAGGACGAATATGCTGTAAAATATCTAAAACTTGTTGGTGTCGACGGCATTATTACAACAAAGCCAACAATGATAAAGTGCATAAAGAATGAAGGTTTAATCGCTGTTCAAAGAATATTTCTGCTGGATTCAAGGTCGCTTGAAACTGGCATAAAAAATATATTGGAGGACAAACCTAATGCTGTTGAGATAATGCCTGGGCTTTCTCATAAGGTTATTAAAAAAATACACGAGAATGTAAAAATACCTGTTATTGCAGGTGGACTGATTTTGGATAAAATTGATATAGAAAACGCCATTTCAAATGGTGCGGTAGGAATATCTACTTCATGTAAAGATTTATGGTAA
- a CDS encoding DUF1667 domain-containing protein, translated as MIKNMTCINCPLGCQLEVEVDGEIKVSGNKCKRGEEYAKNEITNPLRIITTTVKVEGGDRPLLSVKTDKEIPKSKIFDIMKEINKVKTKAPVEIGDIVIENVLGTGANIVATSKIQRAD; from the coding sequence ATGATAAAAAATATGACCTGCATAAATTGCCCTCTCGGTTGTCAGCTGGAAGTTGAAGTAGATGGAGAAATAAAGGTGAGCGGCAATAAGTGCAAGAGGGGCGAAGAATATGCAAAAAATGAAATAACAAACCCTCTTAGAATAATAACTACAACGGTTAAAGTTGAAGGTGGAGATAGGCCGCTTTTATCAGTTAAAACAGATAAAGAAATTCCAAAAAGCAAAATTTTTGATATAATGAAGGAAATAAATAAGGTGAAGACAAAAGCACCGGTAGAAATTGGTGATATAGTAATTGAAAATGTCCTTGGAACTGGCGCTAATATAGTTGCTACTTCCAAAATTCAAAGGGCAGATTAA
- a CDS encoding NAD(P)/FAD-dependent oxidoreductase has translation MNKDLVIIGGGPAGLAAAIEAKKNGIDDILILERDKRLGGILQQCIHNGFGLHVFKEQLTGPEYAQRFIDEVEKLGIEYKLESMVLHLGEDKKIIVLNPKDGLFEIQAKAVVLAMGCRERTRGALNIPGNRPAGVFTAGAAQRFVNMEGYMVGKKVVILGSGDIGLIMARRMTIEGAEVKMVVELMPYSTGLKRNIVQCLEDFDIPLLFNHTVTKIHGKERVEGVTIAKVDDKRQPIEGTELFVECDTLLLSVGLIPENELTRETKIEINPVTNGAYVNELMETSIEGIFACGNVVHVHDLVDFVTQESFLAGYGAAKYIKGEKSNSANKFKTKGLNGIRYVVPNIIHPENVKDAVNFYMRVSDVYHNVNLIVKDGDKVLYKLRKNHVSPGEMENVKLSKEILQKVEGDELVFELEEVAI, from the coding sequence ATGAATAAGGATTTAGTTATAATCGGAGGAGGCCCTGCAGGGCTTGCTGCTGCCATTGAAGCAAAGAAAAATGGAATTGATGATATATTGATACTCGAAAGGGACAAAAGGCTGGGTGGAATACTTCAACAATGCATCCACAATGGTTTTGGACTTCACGTTTTTAAGGAGCAGTTAACAGGGCCAGAATATGCCCAAAGATTTATAGATGAGGTTGAAAAATTAGGGATAGAATATAAACTTGAATCAATGGTGCTGCATTTAGGTGAGGATAAAAAAATAATAGTATTAAACCCCAAGGATGGATTGTTCGAAATTCAGGCAAAGGCTGTTGTTCTGGCTATGGGTTGCAGAGAAAGAACAAGAGGGGCATTAAATATTCCAGGCAACAGACCGGCAGGAGTTTTTACTGCAGGAGCAGCCCAGAGGTTCGTAAATATGGAAGGCTATATGGTTGGAAAGAAGGTTGTAATTTTAGGCTCAGGTGATATCGGCCTTATAATGGCAAGGAGAATGACAATAGAGGGAGCAGAAGTTAAAATGGTTGTTGAGCTTATGCCATACTCAACTGGACTTAAGAGAAATATTGTCCAATGCCTTGAGGATTTTGACATCCCACTTCTGTTTAACCATACTGTAACTAAAATACACGGCAAAGAAAGAGTAGAAGGAGTTACAATTGCAAAGGTGGATGATAAAAGGCAGCCCATCGAAGGGACTGAATTATTTGTTGAATGTGATACGCTTTTATTATCTGTTGGATTAATACCTGAAAATGAACTGACAAGAGAAACAAAAATAGAGATAAACCCTGTAACAAATGGAGCTTATGTGAATGAGTTGATGGAAACAAGCATAGAAGGAATTTTTGCATGTGGAAATGTAGTTCACGTTCACGACCTTGTGGACTTTGTAACACAGGAGAGCTTCCTTGCAGGATACGGCGCAGCAAAATATATCAAAGGCGAAAAATCAAATAGCGCTAATAAATTTAAGACTAAAGGGTTAAATGGAATTAGATATGTCGTTCCTAATATAATCCATCCTGAAAATGTAAAGGATGCTGTTAATTTTTACATGAGGGTTAGCGATGTATACCACAATGTAAACTTGATTGTAAAAGATGGAGATAAGGTGTTATATAAATTAAGAAAAAATCATGTATCGCCCGGAGAGATGGAGAATGTAAAATTATCTAAGGAAATTCTTCAAAAAGTTGAGGGAGATGAATTGGTATTTGAACTTGAGGAGGTGGCAATATGA
- a CDS encoding NAD(P)/FAD-dependent oxidoreductase, which translates to MFDVAIIGAGIVGTSIARELSKYDLSCVVIEKSNDVSNGSTKANSGIVHAGYDAKEGTLKAKFNVLGSEMYEKICEELDVPYKRNGSLVLAFNDDDLRHIEMLYKRGLKNGVKNLSIIDKNSVFSLEPNLQDNVVGALYAETGAIVSPFELAIALAENANENGVEFMFSTTVTNIYKENDVFNIETNKGKFKSRYLVNAAGLFSDEINDMLGGEKFKIIPRRGEYCLFDKSVGNIVTRTIFQTPSNKGKGILVSPTVHGNLFVGPNAIEMDKKDDVSTTKEGIEEILKGGSRSVKNINPRDIITSFTGIRATSDTGDFVINVPTKNAVNAAGIESPGLTASVAIAPYVVSLLENEGLRLTLKNNFIKHRTNTKLFIQMTDDEKKSALSSNSAYGRIICRCEHITEGDIINAIKRPLGARSVDGVKKRVRAGMGRCQGGFCMPRVVEILSRELDIPLTDITKSDRGSYILTGKTK; encoded by the coding sequence ATGTTTGATGTTGCGATAATTGGGGCAGGTATTGTTGGAACAAGTATTGCAAGAGAACTTTCAAAATATGATTTGAGCTGCGTGGTCATTGAAAAGTCTAATGATGTCTCAAATGGCTCAACTAAGGCTAACAGTGGAATAGTTCACGCAGGGTATGATGCCAAGGAAGGAACTTTAAAGGCAAAATTCAATGTATTAGGCAGTGAGATGTATGAAAAAATTTGTGAAGAGCTGGATGTTCCTTATAAAAGAAACGGTTCTCTTGTCCTGGCATTTAACGATGATGATTTAAGACATATTGAAATGCTATACAAAAGAGGGCTAAAGAATGGAGTTAAGAATCTTTCGATAATAGATAAAAATTCTGTTTTTTCATTAGAGCCTAATTTGCAGGATAATGTCGTTGGTGCGCTTTATGCCGAAACCGGAGCAATAGTTTCGCCATTTGAACTTGCAATAGCGCTTGCAGAAAACGCAAATGAAAACGGCGTAGAATTCATGTTTTCAACAACTGTAACTAATATTTACAAAGAAAACGATGTATTTAACATAGAGACAAACAAAGGAAAATTTAAATCAAGATATTTAGTTAATGCAGCGGGGCTTTTTTCAGATGAAATAAACGATATGCTTGGTGGAGAAAAATTCAAAATAATTCCAAGAAGGGGAGAGTATTGCCTTTTTGACAAATCAGTTGGAAATATTGTTACAAGAACAATATTCCAGACTCCTTCAAACAAAGGAAAAGGAATACTTGTATCTCCAACGGTTCATGGAAATTTATTCGTAGGGCCTAATGCGATTGAAATGGATAAGAAAGACGATGTTTCTACTACAAAGGAAGGAATTGAGGAGATATTAAAAGGGGGAAGCCGAAGCGTAAAAAATATAAACCCAAGAGATATTATAACCTCTTTTACAGGAATTAGAGCAACGTCTGACACTGGAGACTTTGTAATAAACGTTCCTACAAAAAATGCAGTGAACGCTGCGGGGATAGAATCACCCGGTTTGACTGCATCGGTTGCAATTGCTCCTTATGTAGTTAGTCTGCTTGAAAATGAGGGATTAAGATTAACTTTGAAGAACAATTTCATAAAACACAGAACAAACACAAAGCTATTTATACAAATGACCGATGATGAGAAAAAATCAGCCCTATCTTCAAACAGCGCCTATGGAAGAATAATCTGCAGATGTGAGCACATAACAGAGGGAGATATAATAAACGCAATAAAAAGACCTCTTGGAGCAAGGAGTGTTGATGGGGTAAAGAAAAGAGTCAGGGCAGGAATGGGAAGATGCCAAGGTGGATTCTGCATGCCAAGGGTGGTTGAGATACTTTCAAGAGAACTTGATATTCCTTTAACTGATATTACAAAGTCGGATAGAGGAAGCTATATTTTGACAGGCAAGACTAAGTGA